From Carya illinoinensis cultivar Pawnee chromosome 5, C.illinoinensisPawnee_v1, whole genome shotgun sequence, one genomic window encodes:
- the LOC122309701 gene encoding exocyst complex component EXO70B1, with protein MSGSFSKDGNKNDDDPETLEAKSDGQQQHAENEQAETHVEVPPPSDPEPSLEQILNEVDRFLEAITINAREDKLKPPEQAPDCVELLSNTVENMVDAYNVGKTNFGGDQDDSFLKAVSRISKLSKRFNELPSSSTLSSSLNRTSAALHRVMSFLEDKFRILLHEESQAINNQENDRCLLHEPEPDKDEEEVAEFSPETISDINKIASAMILAGYENECSMVYGISRRTAFKAALNKLGYEYISIDDVQRMQWESLEGEITSWINTVKQCSKKLFSDERKLCDSIFSDDPPLSRILFGDLANPVVIQLLDFAQAVVLTKRSAEKLFKFLDINETLRDLVLAMDSDSYPEELISEASEAKTRLGEAVVSIFCDLENSIKSDQGRTPVPSGAVHPLTRYVMNYLKYACEYKDTLEQVFRQHLKTEKDEKETCDVGESDDVPTSETSPFSLELMKVMDLLDANLDMKSNLYRDHALRYIFLMNNGRYILQKMKGSTEIHELMGDSWRRKRSSLLRQYHKNYQRETWSKVLQCLSHEGLQVSGQGKVSKPVLKERFKNFNTLFEDIHKMQSMWVVSDEQLQSELRVSISAVMIPAYRSFLGRFKQYLDPGRQSEKYIKYQPEDIETLIEELFDGNPTSMARRRT; from the coding sequence ATGTCTGGAAGTTTTTCAAAAGATGGCAACAAGAACGATGACGATCCAGAGACCCTTGAAGCGAAATCGGATGGCCAACAACAACATGCAGAAAACGAACAAGCGGAAACTCATGTGGAAGTTCCACCGCCATCGGACCCCGAGCCCAGCCTTGAGCAGATTCTGAACGAGGTTGATCGGTTCCTGGAGGCCATAACCATTAATGCTAGAGAAGATAAATTAAAACCTCCGGAACAAGCTCCCGATTGCGTGGAGTTGTTGTCAAACACGGTGGAGAACATGGTTGATGCGTACAATGTAGGCAAAACGAATTTTGGCGGAGACCAAGACGACTCGTTTCTGAAAGCCGTGAGTCGAATTTCGAAGCTGTCGAAAAGGTTCAATGAGTTACCATCAAGCTCGACATTATCGTCTTCATTGAACCGAACAAGCGCCGCACTACATCGAGTAATGTCGTTTTTGGAGGACAAGTTCCGCATCCTTCTGCATGAAGAGTCCCAAGCCATTAACAATCAGGAGAACGACCGTTGTCTCCTGCACGAGCCTGAACCCGACAAAGACGAGGAAGAAGTCGCAGAATTTTCTCCAGAAACCATTTCCGACATCAACAAAATTGCCTCGGCCATGATCCTCGCGGGATACGAGAATGAGTGTTCTATGGTTTATGGCATCTCAAGGCGAACCGCTTTCAAAGCAGCATTGAACAAGCTAGGGTACGAGTATATAAGCATCGACGACGTACAGAGAATGCAGTGGGAATCCTTGGAAGGAGAAATCACCTCGTGGATCAACACCGTCAAGCAGTGCTCCAAAAAACTATTCTCCGACGAACGAAAATTGTGTGACTCCATTTTCTCCGACGACCCGCCTCTATCTAGAATCCTATTCGGTGATCTCGCAAACCCCGTCGTTATACAACTTCTGGATTTTGCACAGGCGGTTGTATTGACGAAGCGATCTGCCGAGAAGTTATTCAAATTCCTCGACATTAACGAGACTCTGCGCGATCTGGTTCTGGCCATGGATAGCGATTCGTACCCGGAGGAACTCATATCTGAGGCCTCAGAGGCCAAGACACGGCTCGGCGAGGCCGTGGTGAGCATTTTCTGTGATCTGGAGAACTCGATCAAGAGTGATCAAGGGAGGACCCCGGTCCCTAGTGGCGCAGTGCATCCATTGACGCGGTACGTCATGAACTACCTGAAATACGCCTGTGAATACAAGGACACCTTAGAGCAGGTCTTTCGGCAACACCTCAAGACCGAGAAGGATGAGAAAGAGACCTGTGATGTTGGCGAATCCGATGATGTTCCGACGTCGGAAACATCGCCGTTTTCGTTAGAGTTAATGAAGGTCATGGACCTGTTGGACGCGAACCTGGACATGAAGTCGAATCTTTACCGGGATCACGCTTTGCGCTACATTTTCTTGATGAACAATGGGAGGTACATCCTACAAAAGATGAAGGGTTCCACTGAAATCCACGAGTTGATGGGCGATTCGTGGCGCAGAAAGCGGTCGTCGTTGTTGAGGCAGTACCACAAGAACTATCAGAGAGAGACATGGAGCAAGGTGTTGCAGTGTCTTAGCCATGAGGGTCTTCAGGTGAGTGGGCAGGGGAAGGTGTCGAAGCCGGTGTTGAAGGAGAGGTTCAAGAACTTCAACACCTTGTTCGAGGATATACACAAGATGCAGAGCATGTGGGTAGTGAGCGACGAGCAGCTTCAGTCGGAGCTCAGGGTTTCGATATCGGCTGTAATGATTCCGGCATACCGATCTTTTCTGGGGAGGTTCAAGCAATACTTGGATCCGGGTAGACAAAGCGAGAAGTATATAAAATACCAGCCAGAAGATATTGAGACTTTGATTGAGGAATTGTTTGATGGAAATCCAACGTCTATGGCGAGGAGAAGAACATGA